A single genomic interval of Oryza sativa Japonica Group chromosome 7, ASM3414082v1 harbors:
- the LOC4342365 gene encoding uncharacterized protein isoform X1 → MDFYSDDSDPDIDEDLQRDLDALRQSCILSGNDPDAAVAQVSACLAAPPAAAAGAEVNGLSDDDDEEEDEDLALVRSIRENLLLNKASPSSPLPRPICAWPPSDSEDDEDDLETLRAIQRRFSHYHSGTSSGSEMNTKTEASKEGSGNIFGNELDEEFDAEKHNKEATTRTGFPKAALLLVDALKKNRACQKFIRRKMITIEAKIEENKDLRDRVKCLLDYQLSCRKAFGKILCQKEDPRVRLISSRKPCAQSTKNKDKKTPALFLGPADNPHVSKYKMVLKQLPMSLQKQPWSDVEKEKLAKGIKQQYQEALILNSINKGSSTGDFSAVDMAYALTNTAGNFEVTPESLRSVLPLINWDKIAAMYLPGRSGAECESRWLNFDDPLISHNAWTAREEKRLILTVQQQGMNNWINIAVTLGTHRTPFQCLVRYQRSLNHCILNKDWAEEEDLQLQAAVNTFGTNWQLVSASMDGRTGNQCSNRWRKTLNPERSRVGRWSLDEDKRLMVAVKLFGSGSWNKIAQFIPGRTQSQCNERWRNVLDPDIDLGEWRPEEDSILLASVDEFGPCWSKIAGAKIPHRTDNMCLRRWRKLCQDKLPSVKAAQQIKKSILQCNFVDRETERPAIGPSDLMPLVRSKVDGSDENTVSAKVRKPRKRSRIPCEDNVLPGDTSNSSPSMNLPLSESIDAEAAVNTTTANSKKKPSRSRSKKQTDENLAVCDVNNSSNCSSGARKRKRSITDKNQVVQKKMKGSISGDNEAVVETVGTISADNEVATKRKTGSTSVGEEGTTKKTTRGSLSGKGEVNKRMRGSISGVQKGATKQRMRGSVSTDNHGAVMKSKRAPSRKSAEENSKADSMANAAFGSDLPTVASEDRDANNGNVKNGRLKSMPRPKQINMTEGSADKFSTSTRLADCMSFGRINGSSRVARHLCVSVKPLSNMIQSNGPSDVSAKDPTSAETDPTSVENSNTA, encoded by the exons ATGGATTTCTACTCCGACGACTCCGACCCGGACATCGACGAGGACCTGCAGAGGGACCTGGACGCGCTGCGCCAATCCTGCATCCTCTCCGGGAACGACCCCGACGCGGCGGTCGCGCAGGTCTCCGCCTGCCTCGCcgccccgccggcggcggcggcgggagcggaggTGAATGGCTTGtctgatgacgacgacgaggaggaggacgaggattTGGCCCTCGTCCGCAGCATACGTGAGAATCTCCTCCTCAACAAGGCCTCGCCGTCCTCGCCCCTGCCGCGCCCGATCTGCGCCTGGCCGCCCTCCGActcggaggacgacgaggacgacctcGAGACGCTCCGCGCGATACAGCGCCGGTTCTCGCACTACCACTCCG GTACCTCCAGTGGGTCAGAGATGAACACAAAAACTGAGGCATCAAAGGAAGGGAGTGGCAATATTTTTGGAAATGAACTTGATGAAGAATTTGATGCGGAGAAGCACAATAAAGAGGCAACTACCAGAACTGGGTTTCCTAAAGCTGCCTTGTTGTTAGTGGATGCTCTTAAGAAGAACAGAGCATGCCAGAAGTTCATTAGAAGGAAGATGATTACCATTGAAGCAAAAATTGAAGAAAATAAGGATCTCAGGGATCGTGTAAAATGTCTTTTGGATTATCAATTAAGCTGCAGAAAAGCATTTGGCAAAATTTTGTGCCAAAAGGAGGATCCTCGTGTTAGATTGATCTCCTCTCGAAAGCCATGTGCACAATCAACGAAG AATAAAGATAAGAAGACACCTGCATTATTTCTTGGCCCTGCAGATAACCCTCATGTTTCAAAGTACAAAATGGTACTGAAGCAACTCCCTATGTCTCTTCAGAAGCAACCGTGGTCAGATGTTGAGAAAGAGAAACTTGCTAAAGGAATAAAGCAGCAATACCAAGAGGCATTGATTTTGAACTCGATCAATAAAGGAAG TTCCACCGGTGACTTCAGTGCTGTAGATATGGCATATGCACTGACGAATACTGCTGGCAATTTTGAGGTTACTCCCGAAAGTCTTAGATCGGTCCTGCCATTAATAAACTGGGACAAAATAGCTGCTATGTACCTGCCTGGTCGATCTGGTGCTGAATGTGAATCGAG GTGGCTAAACTTTGATGATCCATTGATTAGTCATAATGCCTGGACTGCTCGGGAGGAAAAAAGACTTATACTAACTGTTCAACAGCAAGGAATGAATAACTGGATTAACATTGCAGTTACATTGGGTACTCACAGGACACCTTTCCAGTGCCTTGTTCGTTATCAGCGAAGTCTTAATCACTGCATATTGAATAAGGACTGGGCTGAAGAAGAAGATCTTCAACTTCAAGCTGCTGTCAACACCTTTGGAACTAATTGGCAACTTGTATCAGCTAGTATGGATGGTCGCACTGGCAATCAGTGCTCTAacag GTGGAGAAAAACCTTAAACCCTGAAAGGTCAAGAGTGGGGAGATGGTCTCTTGATGAGGATAAACGCCTCATGGTAGCTGTGAAGTTGTTTGGGTCTGGCAGCTGGAATAAGATTGCTCAGTTCATTCCTGGTCGCACACAGAGTCAGTGCAATGAAAG GTGGCGCAATGTTCTTGATCCTGATATAGATCTTGGGGAATGGCGACCTGAAGAAGACTCCATACTATTGGCATCAGTCGATGAGTTTGGGCCTTGCTGGTCCAAGATTGCTGGGGCGAAGATTCCTCACCGTACTGACAATATGTGCTTGAG AAGATGGAGAAAGTTGTGTCAAGATAAATTGCCTTCAGTTAAGGCAGCTCAACAAATAAAGAAATCCATTCTTCAATGCAACTTTGTTGACAGAGAAACAGAGCGACCTGCCATTGGACCCAGTGACTTAATGCCACTTGTTCGCTCCAAAGTTGATGGAAGTGATGAGAACACTGTGAG TGCTAAAGTCAGGAAGCCCCGAAAACGTTCTAGAATACCATGTGAGGACAATGTACTCCCTGGTGACACATCAAATTCTTCACCTTCTATGAATCTACCTCTTTCTGAATCTATTGATGCTGAGGCTGCTGTAAACACAACCACAGCAAATTCAAAGAAGAAACCATCTAG AAGTAGATCGAAAAAGCAAACTGATGAAAATCTTGCTGTCTGTGATGTCAACAACTCTTCTAATTGTTCTAGTGGAGccaggaagagaaagagatcTATTACTGACAAAAATCAAGTTGTGCAAAAGAAAATGAAGGGGTCTATCTCTGGTGATAATGAGGCTGTCGTAGAGACAGTGGGCACTATCAGTGCTGATAATGAGGTAGCCACGAAACGGAAGACTGGCTCTACATCTGTTGGTGAAGAAGGCACAACCAAGAAGACAACGAGGGGCTCTCTCTCTGGTAAAGGAGAAGTCAACAAGAGAATGAGGGGCTCTATCTCTGGTGTTCAGAAGGGAGCAACCAAACAAAGAATGAGGGGTTCAGTCTCTACTGATAATCATGGTGCTGTAATGAAAAGCAAGAGAGCACCATCAAG GAAATCAGCCGAAGAGAACTCAAAAGCTGATAGCATGGCTAATGCAGCCTTTGGGTCGGACCTTCCAACTGTGGCTTCTGAAGATAGAGATGCTAATAATGGAAATGTGAAAAATGGGAGACTCAAGTCAATGCCGAG ACCCAAGCAGATAAACATGACTGAGGGATCTGCAGACAAATTTTCCACATCCACGCGGCTTGCTGATTGCATGTCATTCGGCCGAATCAATGGATCCAGCAGGGTTGCAAGACACTTATGTGTGAG TGTCAAGCCGTTAAGCAACATGATCCAATCAAATGGACCTTCTGATGTGTCAGCTAAGGATCCCACTTCTGCTGAAACAGATCCCACTTCTGTTGAGAATAGCAACACCGCTTGA
- the LOC4342365 gene encoding uncharacterized protein isoform X3, protein MDFYSDDSDPDIDEDLQRDLDALRQSCILSGNDPDAAVAQVSACLAAPPAAAAGAEVNGLSDDDDEEEDEDLALVRSIRENLLLNKASPSSPLPRPICAWPPSDSEDDEDDLETLRAIQRRFSHYHSGTSSGSEMNTKTEASKEGSGNIFGNELDEEFDAEKHNKEATTRTGFPKAALLLVDALKKNRACQKFIRRKMITIEAKIEENKDLRDRVKCLLDYQLSCRKAFGKILCQKEDPRVRLISSRKPCAQSTKNKDKKTPALFLGPADNPHVSKYKMVLKQLPMSLQKQPWSDVEKEKLAKGIKQQYQEALILNSINKGSSTGDFSAVDMAYALTNTAGNFEVTPESLRSVLPLINWDKIAAMYLPGRSGAECESRWLNFDDPLISHNAWTAREEKRLILTVQQQGMNNWINIAVTLGTHRTPFQCLVRYQRSLNHCILNKDWAEEEDLQLQAAVNTFGTNWQLVSASMDGRTGNQCSNRWRKTLNPERSRVGRWSLDEDKRLMVAVKLFGSGSWNKIAQFIPGRTQSQCNERWRNVLDPDIDLGEWRPEEDSILLASVDEFGPCWSKIAGAKIPHRTDNMCLRRWRKLCQDKLPSVKAAQQIKKSILQCNFVDRETERPAIGPSDLMPLVRSKVDGSDENTVSAKVRKPRKRSRIPCEDNVLPGDTSNSSPSMNLPLSESIDAEAAVNTTTANSKKKPSSGARKRKRSITDKNQVVQKKMKGSISGDNEAVVETVGTISADNEVATKRKTGSTSVGEEGTTKKTTRGSLSGKGEVNKRMRGSISGVQKGATKQRMRGSVSTDNHGAVMKSKRAPSRKSAEENSKADSMANAAFGSDLPTVASEDRDANNGNVKNGRLKSMPRPKQINMTEGSADKFSTSTRLADCMSFGRINGSSRVARHLCVSVKPLSNMIQSNGPSDVSAKDPTSAETDPTSVENSNTA, encoded by the exons ATGGATTTCTACTCCGACGACTCCGACCCGGACATCGACGAGGACCTGCAGAGGGACCTGGACGCGCTGCGCCAATCCTGCATCCTCTCCGGGAACGACCCCGACGCGGCGGTCGCGCAGGTCTCCGCCTGCCTCGCcgccccgccggcggcggcggcgggagcggaggTGAATGGCTTGtctgatgacgacgacgaggaggaggacgaggattTGGCCCTCGTCCGCAGCATACGTGAGAATCTCCTCCTCAACAAGGCCTCGCCGTCCTCGCCCCTGCCGCGCCCGATCTGCGCCTGGCCGCCCTCCGActcggaggacgacgaggacgacctcGAGACGCTCCGCGCGATACAGCGCCGGTTCTCGCACTACCACTCCG GTACCTCCAGTGGGTCAGAGATGAACACAAAAACTGAGGCATCAAAGGAAGGGAGTGGCAATATTTTTGGAAATGAACTTGATGAAGAATTTGATGCGGAGAAGCACAATAAAGAGGCAACTACCAGAACTGGGTTTCCTAAAGCTGCCTTGTTGTTAGTGGATGCTCTTAAGAAGAACAGAGCATGCCAGAAGTTCATTAGAAGGAAGATGATTACCATTGAAGCAAAAATTGAAGAAAATAAGGATCTCAGGGATCGTGTAAAATGTCTTTTGGATTATCAATTAAGCTGCAGAAAAGCATTTGGCAAAATTTTGTGCCAAAAGGAGGATCCTCGTGTTAGATTGATCTCCTCTCGAAAGCCATGTGCACAATCAACGAAG AATAAAGATAAGAAGACACCTGCATTATTTCTTGGCCCTGCAGATAACCCTCATGTTTCAAAGTACAAAATGGTACTGAAGCAACTCCCTATGTCTCTTCAGAAGCAACCGTGGTCAGATGTTGAGAAAGAGAAACTTGCTAAAGGAATAAAGCAGCAATACCAAGAGGCATTGATTTTGAACTCGATCAATAAAGGAAG TTCCACCGGTGACTTCAGTGCTGTAGATATGGCATATGCACTGACGAATACTGCTGGCAATTTTGAGGTTACTCCCGAAAGTCTTAGATCGGTCCTGCCATTAATAAACTGGGACAAAATAGCTGCTATGTACCTGCCTGGTCGATCTGGTGCTGAATGTGAATCGAG GTGGCTAAACTTTGATGATCCATTGATTAGTCATAATGCCTGGACTGCTCGGGAGGAAAAAAGACTTATACTAACTGTTCAACAGCAAGGAATGAATAACTGGATTAACATTGCAGTTACATTGGGTACTCACAGGACACCTTTCCAGTGCCTTGTTCGTTATCAGCGAAGTCTTAATCACTGCATATTGAATAAGGACTGGGCTGAAGAAGAAGATCTTCAACTTCAAGCTGCTGTCAACACCTTTGGAACTAATTGGCAACTTGTATCAGCTAGTATGGATGGTCGCACTGGCAATCAGTGCTCTAacag GTGGAGAAAAACCTTAAACCCTGAAAGGTCAAGAGTGGGGAGATGGTCTCTTGATGAGGATAAACGCCTCATGGTAGCTGTGAAGTTGTTTGGGTCTGGCAGCTGGAATAAGATTGCTCAGTTCATTCCTGGTCGCACACAGAGTCAGTGCAATGAAAG GTGGCGCAATGTTCTTGATCCTGATATAGATCTTGGGGAATGGCGACCTGAAGAAGACTCCATACTATTGGCATCAGTCGATGAGTTTGGGCCTTGCTGGTCCAAGATTGCTGGGGCGAAGATTCCTCACCGTACTGACAATATGTGCTTGAG AAGATGGAGAAAGTTGTGTCAAGATAAATTGCCTTCAGTTAAGGCAGCTCAACAAATAAAGAAATCCATTCTTCAATGCAACTTTGTTGACAGAGAAACAGAGCGACCTGCCATTGGACCCAGTGACTTAATGCCACTTGTTCGCTCCAAAGTTGATGGAAGTGATGAGAACACTGTGAG TGCTAAAGTCAGGAAGCCCCGAAAACGTTCTAGAATACCATGTGAGGACAATGTACTCCCTGGTGACACATCAAATTCTTCACCTTCTATGAATCTACCTCTTTCTGAATCTATTGATGCTGAGGCTGCTGTAAACACAACCACAGCAAATTCAAAGAAGAAACCATCTAG TGGAGccaggaagagaaagagatcTATTACTGACAAAAATCAAGTTGTGCAAAAGAAAATGAAGGGGTCTATCTCTGGTGATAATGAGGCTGTCGTAGAGACAGTGGGCACTATCAGTGCTGATAATGAGGTAGCCACGAAACGGAAGACTGGCTCTACATCTGTTGGTGAAGAAGGCACAACCAAGAAGACAACGAGGGGCTCTCTCTCTGGTAAAGGAGAAGTCAACAAGAGAATGAGGGGCTCTATCTCTGGTGTTCAGAAGGGAGCAACCAAACAAAGAATGAGGGGTTCAGTCTCTACTGATAATCATGGTGCTGTAATGAAAAGCAAGAGAGCACCATCAAG GAAATCAGCCGAAGAGAACTCAAAAGCTGATAGCATGGCTAATGCAGCCTTTGGGTCGGACCTTCCAACTGTGGCTTCTGAAGATAGAGATGCTAATAATGGAAATGTGAAAAATGGGAGACTCAAGTCAATGCCGAG ACCCAAGCAGATAAACATGACTGAGGGATCTGCAGACAAATTTTCCACATCCACGCGGCTTGCTGATTGCATGTCATTCGGCCGAATCAATGGATCCAGCAGGGTTGCAAGACACTTATGTGTGAG TGTCAAGCCGTTAAGCAACATGATCCAATCAAATGGACCTTCTGATGTGTCAGCTAAGGATCCCACTTCTGCTGAAACAGATCCCACTTCTGTTGAGAATAGCAACACCGCTTGA
- the LOC4342365 gene encoding uncharacterized protein isoform X2, with the protein MDFYSDDSDPDIDEDLQRDLDALRQSCILSGNDPDAAVAQVSACLAAPPAAAAGAEVNGLSDDDDEEEDEDLALVRSIRENLLLNKASPSSPLPRPICAWPPSDSEDDEDDLETLRAIQRRFSHYHSGTSSGSEMNTKTEASKEGSGNIFGNELDEEFDAEKHNKEATTRTGFPKAALLLVDALKKNRACQKFIRRKMITIEAKIEENKDLRDRVKCLLDYQLSCRKAFGKILCQKEDPRVRLISSRKPCAQSTKNKDKKTPALFLGPADNPHVSKYKMVLKQLPMSLQKQPWSDVEKEKLAKGIKQQYQEALILNSINKGSSTGDFSAVDMAYALTNTAGNFEVTPESLRSVLPLINWDKIAAMYLPGRSGAECESRWLNFDDPLISHNAWTAREEKRLILTVQQQGMNNWINIAVTLGTHRTPFQCLVRYQRSLNHCILNKDWAEEEDLQLQAAVNTFGTNWQLVSASMDGRTGNQCSNRWRKTLNPERSRVGRWSLDEDKRLMVAVKLFGSGSWNKIAQFIPGRTQSQCNERWRNVLDPDIDLGEWRPEEDSILLASVDEFGPCWSKIAGAKIPHRTDNMCLRWRKLCQDKLPSVKAAQQIKKSILQCNFVDRETERPAIGPSDLMPLVRSKVDGSDENTVSAKVRKPRKRSRIPCEDNVLPGDTSNSSPSMNLPLSESIDAEAAVNTTTANSKKKPSRSRSKKQTDENLAVCDVNNSSNCSSGARKRKRSITDKNQVVQKKMKGSISGDNEAVVETVGTISADNEVATKRKTGSTSVGEEGTTKKTTRGSLSGKGEVNKRMRGSISGVQKGATKQRMRGSVSTDNHGAVMKSKRAPSRKSAEENSKADSMANAAFGSDLPTVASEDRDANNGNVKNGRLKSMPRPKQINMTEGSADKFSTSTRLADCMSFGRINGSSRVARHLCVSVKPLSNMIQSNGPSDVSAKDPTSAETDPTSVENSNTA; encoded by the exons ATGGATTTCTACTCCGACGACTCCGACCCGGACATCGACGAGGACCTGCAGAGGGACCTGGACGCGCTGCGCCAATCCTGCATCCTCTCCGGGAACGACCCCGACGCGGCGGTCGCGCAGGTCTCCGCCTGCCTCGCcgccccgccggcggcggcggcgggagcggaggTGAATGGCTTGtctgatgacgacgacgaggaggaggacgaggattTGGCCCTCGTCCGCAGCATACGTGAGAATCTCCTCCTCAACAAGGCCTCGCCGTCCTCGCCCCTGCCGCGCCCGATCTGCGCCTGGCCGCCCTCCGActcggaggacgacgaggacgacctcGAGACGCTCCGCGCGATACAGCGCCGGTTCTCGCACTACCACTCCG GTACCTCCAGTGGGTCAGAGATGAACACAAAAACTGAGGCATCAAAGGAAGGGAGTGGCAATATTTTTGGAAATGAACTTGATGAAGAATTTGATGCGGAGAAGCACAATAAAGAGGCAACTACCAGAACTGGGTTTCCTAAAGCTGCCTTGTTGTTAGTGGATGCTCTTAAGAAGAACAGAGCATGCCAGAAGTTCATTAGAAGGAAGATGATTACCATTGAAGCAAAAATTGAAGAAAATAAGGATCTCAGGGATCGTGTAAAATGTCTTTTGGATTATCAATTAAGCTGCAGAAAAGCATTTGGCAAAATTTTGTGCCAAAAGGAGGATCCTCGTGTTAGATTGATCTCCTCTCGAAAGCCATGTGCACAATCAACGAAG AATAAAGATAAGAAGACACCTGCATTATTTCTTGGCCCTGCAGATAACCCTCATGTTTCAAAGTACAAAATGGTACTGAAGCAACTCCCTATGTCTCTTCAGAAGCAACCGTGGTCAGATGTTGAGAAAGAGAAACTTGCTAAAGGAATAAAGCAGCAATACCAAGAGGCATTGATTTTGAACTCGATCAATAAAGGAAG TTCCACCGGTGACTTCAGTGCTGTAGATATGGCATATGCACTGACGAATACTGCTGGCAATTTTGAGGTTACTCCCGAAAGTCTTAGATCGGTCCTGCCATTAATAAACTGGGACAAAATAGCTGCTATGTACCTGCCTGGTCGATCTGGTGCTGAATGTGAATCGAG GTGGCTAAACTTTGATGATCCATTGATTAGTCATAATGCCTGGACTGCTCGGGAGGAAAAAAGACTTATACTAACTGTTCAACAGCAAGGAATGAATAACTGGATTAACATTGCAGTTACATTGGGTACTCACAGGACACCTTTCCAGTGCCTTGTTCGTTATCAGCGAAGTCTTAATCACTGCATATTGAATAAGGACTGGGCTGAAGAAGAAGATCTTCAACTTCAAGCTGCTGTCAACACCTTTGGAACTAATTGGCAACTTGTATCAGCTAGTATGGATGGTCGCACTGGCAATCAGTGCTCTAacag GTGGAGAAAAACCTTAAACCCTGAAAGGTCAAGAGTGGGGAGATGGTCTCTTGATGAGGATAAACGCCTCATGGTAGCTGTGAAGTTGTTTGGGTCTGGCAGCTGGAATAAGATTGCTCAGTTCATTCCTGGTCGCACACAGAGTCAGTGCAATGAAAG GTGGCGCAATGTTCTTGATCCTGATATAGATCTTGGGGAATGGCGACCTGAAGAAGACTCCATACTATTGGCATCAGTCGATGAGTTTGGGCCTTGCTGGTCCAAGATTGCTGGGGCGAAGATTCCTCACCGTACTGACAATATGTGCTTGAG ATGGAGAAAGTTGTGTCAAGATAAATTGCCTTCAGTTAAGGCAGCTCAACAAATAAAGAAATCCATTCTTCAATGCAACTTTGTTGACAGAGAAACAGAGCGACCTGCCATTGGACCCAGTGACTTAATGCCACTTGTTCGCTCCAAAGTTGATGGAAGTGATGAGAACACTGTGAG TGCTAAAGTCAGGAAGCCCCGAAAACGTTCTAGAATACCATGTGAGGACAATGTACTCCCTGGTGACACATCAAATTCTTCACCTTCTATGAATCTACCTCTTTCTGAATCTATTGATGCTGAGGCTGCTGTAAACACAACCACAGCAAATTCAAAGAAGAAACCATCTAG AAGTAGATCGAAAAAGCAAACTGATGAAAATCTTGCTGTCTGTGATGTCAACAACTCTTCTAATTGTTCTAGTGGAGccaggaagagaaagagatcTATTACTGACAAAAATCAAGTTGTGCAAAAGAAAATGAAGGGGTCTATCTCTGGTGATAATGAGGCTGTCGTAGAGACAGTGGGCACTATCAGTGCTGATAATGAGGTAGCCACGAAACGGAAGACTGGCTCTACATCTGTTGGTGAAGAAGGCACAACCAAGAAGACAACGAGGGGCTCTCTCTCTGGTAAAGGAGAAGTCAACAAGAGAATGAGGGGCTCTATCTCTGGTGTTCAGAAGGGAGCAACCAAACAAAGAATGAGGGGTTCAGTCTCTACTGATAATCATGGTGCTGTAATGAAAAGCAAGAGAGCACCATCAAG GAAATCAGCCGAAGAGAACTCAAAAGCTGATAGCATGGCTAATGCAGCCTTTGGGTCGGACCTTCCAACTGTGGCTTCTGAAGATAGAGATGCTAATAATGGAAATGTGAAAAATGGGAGACTCAAGTCAATGCCGAG ACCCAAGCAGATAAACATGACTGAGGGATCTGCAGACAAATTTTCCACATCCACGCGGCTTGCTGATTGCATGTCATTCGGCCGAATCAATGGATCCAGCAGGGTTGCAAGACACTTATGTGTGAG TGTCAAGCCGTTAAGCAACATGATCCAATCAAATGGACCTTCTGATGTGTCAGCTAAGGATCCCACTTCTGCTGAAACAGATCCCACTTCTGTTGAGAATAGCAACACCGCTTGA